GGGGCTTCTCCGGTGCGCCGACAAGGGTGATATTGCCGTCGAGGCGGAGTAGGTTGAGATAGGCGTTGATGTCGTGCTTGGCAGAAACGGTGTCGAGGATGAAATCGAAGCTGCCAGCGTGTTTCTGCATCTCGTCGGCATTGCGGGAGACGACCACTTCGTCGGCACCCAGGCGGAGCGCGTCTTCCTTTTTATCGGGTGAGGTGGTGAAGACGACAACGTGGGCACCAAACGCATGAGCAAACTTCACGCCCATGTGCCCCAGTCCGCCAAGACCGACTAGGCCAACTTTCTTGCCTTCAGTGACACCCCAGTGACGCATCGGTGAATAGGTTGTGATTCCAGCACAAAGAAGTGGTGCAGCCCCGGCGAGATCGAGGTTGGAGGGAACACGCAGCACGAAGCGTTCATCAACGACAATGCTATCGGAGTAGCCCCCATAAGTAACGCCACCAAGGTGCTTGTCTGGAGAGTTGAAGGTGAGGATTTGATTCGGGCAGAAATTCTCAAGGCCAGCTTTGCAATTAAGACAGGTACCATCCGAATCGACCAAGCAACCAACCGCCGCGAGGTCGCCGGGCTTGTACTTGGTCACTGCCGAGCCAACCTCAGTGACACGGCCCACGATCTCATGACCGGGGACAATCGGATAAACGGTGGAAATTATGCTGCTCCACTCGTTACGCACTGAATGGAGGTCGGAGTGGCAGATGCCGCAGAAGAGAATTTCGATCTGAACATCGTGTTCGGTTGGATCGCGCCGTGCGATCTGGGTGGAGGACATCGGTGATGTTGCACTGGCTGCGGAATAGGCTTTTGTGTTGTACATAAATTGATGCTCCAATCTGGAAGATAAGCTGGTTTCCTTCTACTCGCTCTTGAATCTGTCCTGCTATTGTTCGTCGCTGACCTTTTCCATCCAGTCCACGGGCTTGCCGTCGAGTACCTCCTGAGTGGCGATATGAGTCATCGCCGTTGACGGTGAAGGTGGCGATGGCGACAATGCTTTGTTGTAGCGCACCAAGCTCGAACGTAACACTACCACCAGCACTATCCTTACCAAGGCTGCGTGGTTGGGCCAATCGTAAATTCGTTCACGTTTGTGTCTTCTGGCTGGTCAATCGCAAACGCCACAACATTGGCTACTCGATCGGGTGAGATGCCATATTGCTCATACAACTCTGTCATTTTTTCAGCCATATCTTGGTTGGTAATCTGATTTAACAACTCAGTGTTAATTGCCGCAGGATAAATTGTCGCAGTACGAATCTTAGTCCCCTCTTGAGCAGACTCCATGCGTAGAACTTCCATGAAATCGCGCACGAACCATTTCGTCCCACCATACACTGCACCACCTGGATAAGCTTTTAACCCAGCAACCGATGAAGTTGTGATAACATGCCCAGACTTTTGGCTAATAAACGTTGGTAACACAGCAGCGATACCATTGAGTACACCCTTGATATTGATATCAACTGTTTGATTCCATTCATCCGTTTTCAATGCAGAGAGTGGAGAATTGGGCATTATGCCAGCGTTCAAGAAAATAACATCGATGCCTCCAAATCTTTCCTTGGCAAGGTTGACGATTTCAGCGCTATCAGATGGGTTAACCACATCCATCACTTGATAGACTGCTTGTCCGCCATCTCTTTGAATTTCATCAACCAGTTGTCTCAATTGGCGATCGCGTCGCGCACCCAATACGACTTTAGCGCCTTTGCTTGCAAGCAATTTCGCACTTGCTTCACCAATCCCTGATGATGCGCCGGTAATAATTACAACTTTGTCTTTAATCATCTTATTCCTCTTTTTGTTGAGTCACTACTGAGTTTTACCTAACGGACTTGTTAATTAGCCGAGGTTTCACCAAAGTTTGTGTGGCGCACCACTAAAGCTATTTATTGCTTAAAACCTTATTCAATACTTCAGCAGCATTATCGGCTTCAGGCTTGCCGACTTTGGACTTGAGAACGGATACGAGACTGTTCATCTGTGCCTTGGTCAGTCCAGTATTCATGCCGATTCTAAAATGTGCTTGCAGTTGGGGGTTGACACCTTTCATACTCGAAAGAGCTGCAATGGTCGCAATCTCCCTACTTTGAAAGTCCAGGTTGTCGCGCCCGAAGATGTCTGCGAACAGGTGACTTTTCAAAAACTGATCGATGGCGGGAGCAAAAGTATAGATTTCCCCAGCAACCGGACTTCCTGAAAGGCGCGTCTGAATTTCTGTTCCAAGTTCGAGACGACTTTTATCGGTAGAAAGTGGGCTTGCTTCCTTACCCGCTACGTCCTTAATTCCCTTGGCCTCCCTTGCTTTCATAACGCTCATAAAGACGTTGAGGGCGTTTAGACTGCGCGGAAATCCTGCATAAGCATACAGTTGAACCAAAACCTCCTTGATCTCATTTACCGTCAAGCCAGCATCAAGCCCTTCATTTAGAGCCGCAGACAAATCTTCTAGATCGCCGTTGGCGGTAAAGGCGGCGATGGTGACGATGCTTTGTTGTCGTGCATCTAAAGTTTGATCGTTGTTCATTGTTTGTGCATCCGACATACATGAAAGGCTAAATATCATTACAGACACCAGTGCTAAGAACACGATGAGCTTTTTCATCAAAACTGCCTCCTTATTGCCACTGCTACAGAGTCGTGGCAAACGGTTCTTTTAGGTTTCACGCCTTTGAGAGGATGGAACGAGCGCATAAGCTGACAAGGATCGTCAGCGCCGTCTGGCGCGATCTCCACCATTTGTCGCGTTCACTGCAACGGTGTCATGCTTAGTGCCATTTATCACTGCACCGTTTGGCCACCGTCGATGATCAGGGCGTGCCCGACGACAAAGGAGGACGCATCCGAACACAGCCAGACGACGGCATTGGCGATTTCTTCGGGCTGCCCCATCCTTCCAATCGGCTCCTCTGAGACTACCTTTTGGCGGCCTTCGGGAGTGCCGCCGGTGAAGCGATCCATCATCGACGTGTCGATATAGCCAGGACACACGGCGTTGATGCGGATGTTCTGCGAGGCGTAGTCGAGGGCCGCCGCTTTGGTGAGGCCGATCACGCCGTGTTTTGCGGCGGTGTATGCGGCTCCGCCCTTGATGCCGATGACCCCAGCACCCGATGATGTGTTCACGATCGCGCCGCCACCTTGCTTGAGCATTAGCGGGATTTCGTGCTTCAGGCATAGAAAGACACTCCGCAGGTCGGTGTTGACGATGCGATCCCATTCTGCCTCCTCCAGTTCCGCAGTTGCAGCTTTCTTCTGTTCAACACCAGCATTGTTAAAAGCAAAGTCCAGCCGTCCGAAAGTTTCGATGGTCTTGGAAAGAGCCGCCGTCACGTCCTCGGTTCGCGTCACATCGCACTTGACGGCAAGCACTCGTCCGCCGAGGTCTTCGATCAGGCGCACCGTTTCTTGATTGCCCTGTTCTGAAACATCGGCAACCACGACATTAGCGCCCTCACGGGCAAACGCCAGCGCCGTAGCTCGACCGATGCCGTTTGCTGCTCCGGTTACAAATGCAACCTTTCCTGTGTAATTTCCATTCTCGTTCTTTGTCATTTTTTACTCCTTACATTGCTCATTAGGGAAGTCTTGATTGGGATTTTCACGATCTATTGCCGGGTAGTGGAGCCAAGGACAAGCTCGAATCACTTCGCGCCAAGCAAAACTGGATCGGTCTCGACAAGTTTGAGGGACTTAACCATTTGCTGGGTATTGGTCTTGTATTTTTTGAAATGAGGCGATTCGATGTGTGCTTTGTACGCATCCACATCAGCATACGTCTCAAGAATTCTTATGCTGGTGGGGCTATCCTTTAGAGAGACGGCGTATAAGGTCAACACCCCCGGCTCCAGGCGAATGGAAGCCTCGATTTCCTCCCTAAGTTCAGCTTTATAATTTTCTAACAGAGCTGGATCGATCTCAATTTCCGATAGTCGTACCATGCGTCCTTGGGTCTGTTCGGCAGGGGCACGCCCGCACGCGCACAACAGACATAACGTCAGCACCGATGCACCAAGGATTGGAAATCGTCTAGCTTTCATGTTGACCTCCTGGTTGGTTGTTGAAGATGCCCATGCATCTGCGATCGCTTCCGCCAGTAAAACGTCCCATCATTTCGGCGCGATAGATGTTTGATCGAGTTCAATCGTCACTTTTAAAGAGCCTGGCAGATTGAAAGCTTCTAGGTCGGAATCGATCTTGCCTATGACAATGATGCCGGGATCGGGGATTTCCTCTCCACCGTGGCGATAATAAATAGCCACATCAGGGCCGGGAGACCAGTAAATGACCTCTCCAACTTCATAGGTTTTGGTTCGCTCTCCCTCCTCCGAAATTGCTCTCGGCAGGTGGGCAAACTTTTCTCTTCCAAACAAATCGTTCATCGTCAGCGTTAATGGCAGCAGGGAAACAAAATCCTGAGTGGTTTTGCTGTCGATTAAAGCGGCTGTAACAACTTTGTCTTTGACCTTGATGTTTATCTTCATACTGTCTGCCTGCTTGATTGATATTTCAGTCGGCATCTTCAACGAGGCACTGCTAGTCATACTGTTGTCGGCACGGCAGGCTGAGTTACTCAGGGACATCACTAGGGCGAGAACCAAAATCAGTATTCTCTGCTGGCAGTTTTTCCCCTTGACGGGAAACCATTTCAACAGCACTAAGATATTCCTCCATACTGCTTGTCGCTGACATGCTCCATCCAGTCCACAGGCTTACCGTCGAGCCATTCCTGAATAGCAATGTGCGTCATCGCCGTGGTTGCTGTAGCACCGTGCCAATGCTTCTCACCTAGCGAGATCCAGATTGTGTCCCCCGGTCGAATTTGCTCGATCGAGCCGCCCCAGCGCTGTACTAAACCACAGCCAGCCGTCACAATCAAGGTTTGTCCTAATGGGTGCGTGTGCCATGCTGTCCGAGCGCCAGGCTCAAACGTGACACTGGCTCCAGACGTGCGTGCTGGATCGTGCGCCTCGAATAGGGGATCAATGCGGACAGTGCCCGTAAAATAATCAGCCGGTCCTTTGGCAGAAGGCTGTGAGCCACTTCTTTTAATGTCCATTTTCTTAATTCCTTTACTTGATGCAATTTTGGTGGCTAGCAGGCAAGTCTCTTGCCGAATCAAAACTGAGTTTTCTCTTAAATAAAAATCCAGAATGCTTAAATAAGGCGAAATCATTTTTCATTGCTTTAGCTTCATTCTAAGAATCCTGAAGAACAAGTAATAGGACGATCGTCTAAGATCGTTGTACAATTCTGCAAACTTAGAAATGAACGCTGCTAAAACGAGTGAGAAGTCCAATATCGATTTAATGAACGACCCGCAGGCAAAGCGCCAGGTAGACAGAGCGCAAGCCAACAGAGACGAACTCAAAGAGCTGATTGCACAGGCGATTCCTCATGATGGAACGATTGAGCCGCTTAAAGGTTTGCACTTCAACCGCTCCTCCTCGCCTTCGGAATGCGTTCATAGTGTCTCTATCCCTGCGTTTTGTGCGATCGCTCAGGGCAGCAAAGAAGTTCTTTTGGGTAGCGAGCGCTATCAGTACGACCCGATGCATTATCTGCTTGCTACGGTCGAACTGCCAATTGTCAGTCAAATTTTGGAAGCGTCCAAGGCGCAACCGTACCTTAGTCTTCGCCTCGATCTTGACCCTACTCTCGTTGGCTCAGTGATGGTCGAGGCAGGGTATCCCTCGCGCAGGCGTGCTGATGTGAAAGCGATTGACGTAAGTCCATTGAATGCAAATCTGTTGGATGCTGTAGTGCGGCTCGTCAGGCTTTTAGATTCCCCTGCTGAAGCTCATGTTCTCGCACCACTGATTAAGCGGGAAATCATTTACCGACTCCTGATGGGAGAGCAAGGTAATCGGCTCCGTCATATTGCAGTTCTGGGTGGCTACACTTACCACATCGCCAGAGCCGTCGAGCGACTTCGTAAAGACTTTAACGAACCGATCAAGATTGAAAGCATCGCCCGAGAGCTGGGAATGAGTGTTTCGGGCTTCCACCATCACTTCAAGTCTGTCACTGCCATGAGTCCCTTGCAGTACCAAAAGCAACTGCGACTCCAGGAGGCTCGCCGTCTGATGCTGGGGGAAAAGCTTGATGCTACCAGTGCTGCCTACCGCGTGGGTTATGATGATGCCTCGCATTTCAACCGGGAGTACAAGCGGCTTTTTGGTGCGCCACCGATGCGCGATGTGGAGCGGCTGCGAGAAGCTGCTAGGGAGACTGCTAGTTCAATTTGATCTCCTCGAGATGCCCTAAAATTCCCAGAAATCGCTGTTTATAGGCAGTATGACTTCAATCGTGAGTATCACAGTAACTCTGAGCAGTACGCCAGCCTGGATTTCAGCCTTAACGACCAGAATTTTCCTTTCATAAGAATAAGCCAATTAGCCGCTCTTCGCTGGGAACAAGTGAACCAAAGGACATGACACCACAGCAATCCAAACGTTTTGAGGGCACAAAAATATCCAGTACACAGTGTGTTATACCGAATTAGCACCAGGACGATTCAAGGACTTCTGGTTGGATTGAAAAATAGAAAAATTTCCTATAATTATTGCTGAGGCTAGCTTATAGCTGTTGCGTGGCACTTCGTTGCAGCTTCGCTATCTTTACCCCAAGATCGGTCTGGTCGCGGCATCTTGTTGAGGACAGTATTCCTCCAGTAAGACTGCCTCTACTCTAGAATTGCCTGCCAACATCTGACAACAAAATTGCTCAATTCTGTCAAAATTCGGCAATCTTAGCTTTTCAATTACTTGGAATATAGGTTTTTACTGGGGATGCACAGATTTACGCCCCTATTGGAGTATTTGTATTAATTGCTTCATAAATATTCCTATAGATATGGAACAATATCATACTTCTCTATTTACGTCTTATATCTAAAGACAGAAGATTAAGGTTAAAATTTGGGAAACCTAAGAGGGATTACTCCCAAGAGATTTCCTGCCTACTTATCGCAGAAAGCAACTGAGGTCAGATGAAGCAACCTTTAAATCAAGTCAAAGAGTGGGAACAACGTCGTGATGAAGCAAACCGCTACTACCAGCGCGGTAAATTTCAAGAATCTCTCGATCTTGCAACCAAAAATTTACACTTGGCTAGAGCAATTCGAGATCGAGCCAGAGAAGGTCACACATTAAACGATCTCGGTTTAGCTCACCTCAGTTGCTGGCAACCTCAAAGAGCATTAGAGCGCTTTAATCAGGCGCTTTCGGTTGCTATTGAAATTGGCAACCCGCCAGCAGAAGCAACTGCACTTAGCAATCTGGGTTCTACCTACAGCCGTCTTGGACGCTTTTCGCAAGCTTTAGAATATTTTGACAAAGCACTGCCAATCTTTAGGCGATCGCAAGATATTCAAAGTGAAGTTTCTACTCTTAATGATGTAGCGCTAATTTATACCCGCTTAGGAGAACCGAAACGGGCACTGTTGCTACAACACCAAATTTTGAGAATGCGGCGATTGTTAGGTGACTTTTCTGGTGAGGCAACAACGCTCAATGGCATTGGGTTTGCTTACAATGTCTTAGGCAAGTTTGAGCAAGCACTAGAATTTTTTGAAGCAGCGCTTCCAATTCAACGAGCCGTCAAGAATGTGCTTGGTGAAGCAACCACTTTGAATAATATTGCCTCAATCTATAGTGATTTAGGAAAACCGAAACAAGCGCTATTACTCTACTATCAAGTTCTTTTGACACGTCAGGCAATCAGCGATCGCGCTGGCGTTGCTACAACCCTTCACAACATTGGTTTTACTTACAGCACCCTGGCACAGCATCGCCAAGCAATGAAGTTCTACAAGCAAGGCATTGTGATTTATCAACAACTGGGCGATAATCTCGGAGAAATTTCAACTTTGCTGAATATGGGAACCCTTTACGCCACAACAAAACGT
The Nostoc punctiforme PCC 73102 genome window above contains:
- a CDS encoding NAD(P)-dependent alcohol dehydrogenase — its product is MSSTQIARRDPTEHDVQIEILFCGICHSDLHSVRNEWSSIISTVYPIVPGHEIVGRVTEVGSAVTKYKPGDLAAVGCLVDSDGTCLNCKAGLENFCPNQILTFNSPDKHLGGVTYGGYSDSIVVDERFVLRVPSNLDLAGAAPLLCAGITTYSPMRHWGVTEGKKVGLVGLGGLGHMGVKFAHAFGAHVVVFTTSPDKKEDALRLGADEVVVSRNADEMQKHAGSFDFILDTVSAKHDINAYLNLLRLDGNITLVGAPEKPLDVAAFSLIMARRSLSGSNIGGIPETQEMLDFCGKHNITADVEVIPIQKVNEAYDRLLKSDVKYRFVIDMASLKSE
- a CDS encoding SDR family oxidoreductase, giving the protein MIKDKVVIITGASSGIGEASAKLLASKGAKVVLGARRDRQLRQLVDEIQRDGGQAVYQVMDVVNPSDSAEIVNLAKERFGGIDVIFLNAGIMPNSPLSALKTDEWNQTVDINIKGVLNGIAAVLPTFISQKSGHVITTSSVAGLKAYPGGAVYGGTKWFVRDFMEVLRMESAQEGTKIRTATIYPAAINTELLNQITNQDMAEKMTELYEQYGISPDRVANVVAFAIDQPEDTNVNEFTIGPTTQPW
- a CDS encoding carboxymuconolactone decarboxylase family protein, with protein sequence MKKLIVFLALVSVMIFSLSCMSDAQTMNNDQTLDARQQSIVTIAAFTANGDLEDLSAALNEGLDAGLTVNEIKEVLVQLYAYAGFPRSLNALNVFMSVMKAREAKGIKDVAGKEASPLSTDKSRLELGTEIQTRLSGSPVAGEIYTFAPAIDQFLKSHLFADIFGRDNLDFQSREIATIAALSSMKGVNPQLQAHFRIGMNTGLTKAQMNSLVSVLKSKVGKPEADNAAEVLNKVLSNK
- a CDS encoding SDR family oxidoreductase, encoding MTKNENGNYTGKVAFVTGAANGIGRATALAFAREGANVVVADVSEQGNQETVRLIEDLGGRVLAVKCDVTRTEDVTAALSKTIETFGRLDFAFNNAGVEQKKAATAELEEAEWDRIVNTDLRSVFLCLKHEIPLMLKQGGGAIVNTSSGAGVIGIKGGAAYTAAKHGVIGLTKAAALDYASQNIRINAVCPGYIDTSMMDRFTGGTPEGRQKVVSEEPIGRMGQPEEIANAVVWLCSDASSFVVGHALIIDGGQTVQ
- a CDS encoding putative quinol monooxygenase — translated: MKARRFPILGASVLTLCLLCACGRAPAEQTQGRMVRLSEIEIDPALLENYKAELREEIEASIRLEPGVLTLYAVSLKDSPTSIRILETYADVDAYKAHIESPHFKKYKTNTQQMVKSLKLVETDPVLLGAK
- a CDS encoding cyclophilin-like fold protein — encoded protein: MLLKWFPVKGKNCQQRILILVLALVMSLSNSACRADNSMTSSASLKMPTEISIKQADSMKINIKVKDKVVTAALIDSKTTQDFVSLLPLTLTMNDLFGREKFAHLPRAISEEGERTKTYEVGEVIYWSPGPDVAIYYRHGGEEIPDPGIIVIGKIDSDLEAFNLPGSLKVTIELDQTSIAPK
- a CDS encoding cupin domain-containing protein, which gives rise to MISPYLSILDFYLRENSVLIRQETCLLATKIASSKGIKKMDIKRSGSQPSAKGPADYFTGTVRIDPLFEAHDPARTSGASVTFEPGARTAWHTHPLGQTLIVTAGCGLVQRWGGSIEQIRPGDTIWISLGEKHWHGATATTAMTHIAIQEWLDGKPVDWMEHVSDKQYGGIS
- a CDS encoding AraC family transcriptional regulator; its protein translation is MNAAKTSEKSNIDLMNDPQAKRQVDRAQANRDELKELIAQAIPHDGTIEPLKGLHFNRSSSPSECVHSVSIPAFCAIAQGSKEVLLGSERYQYDPMHYLLATVELPIVSQILEASKAQPYLSLRLDLDPTLVGSVMVEAGYPSRRRADVKAIDVSPLNANLLDAVVRLVRLLDSPAEAHVLAPLIKREIIYRLLMGEQGNRLRHIAVLGGYTYHIARAVERLRKDFNEPIKIESIARELGMSVSGFHHHFKSVTAMSPLQYQKQLRLQEARRLMLGEKLDATSAAYRVGYDDASHFNREYKRLFGAPPMRDVERLREAARETASSI
- a CDS encoding tetratricopeptide repeat protein is translated as MKQPLNQVKEWEQRRDEANRYYQRGKFQESLDLATKNLHLARAIRDRAREGHTLNDLGLAHLSCWQPQRALERFNQALSVAIEIGNPPAEATALSNLGSTYSRLGRFSQALEYFDKALPIFRRSQDIQSEVSTLNDVALIYTRLGEPKRALLLQHQILRMRRLLGDFSGEATTLNGIGFAYNVLGKFEQALEFFEAALPIQRAVKNVLGEATTLNNIASIYSDLGKPKQALLLYYQVLLTRQAISDRAGVATTLHNIGFTYSTLAQHRQAMKFYKQGIVIYQQLGDNLGEISTLLNMGTLYATTKRKKMARSCYQNAQDLAEQIEHQPLLEKVQQFIDSL